TCCGCGACGCGTTCGGGGACGCGCCGATGCCGGCGGCCTTCCTCTACCTGCTCGAACGTCTGGAAGTCATCGCACCGCGAGGAGGAGACGCATGAACGACCCGGCCCATGTCGAGTACCGCATCGCCCATCTGAAGGAGCGGCTCGCCGCGGAGGAACTGGGCGAGCTGGGCATCCGCGTCGAGCCCCGCGGATCGTCCGTGGCGGTCGTCGGAACCGTGCCCACCACCCACTGCCGCGACGAGCTGCTGCGCACCGTGAACGAGGAACTGGACGGCGAGACGGTCCACTTCGACGTCGTGGTGGCCGAATCGGCGGCCCCGGACCACCCGGAGGAACTCGCATGATCCGCATCGCAGCCGTGGGGGACATCCACATGGGCCTCGACAGCCAGGGCGTGCTCCGGCCCGCGTTCGAAACGCTGCCCGACTGCGCCGACCTGCTGCTGCTGGCCGGGGACCTCACCCGCCACGGCACGCCGGAGGAGGCGGAAGTGGTCGCGCGGGAGGTCACCGGGCTGCCCGTGCCCGTCGTCGCCGTGCTCGGCAACCACGACCACCACGACGAACAGCCCGAAGCGGTCACCGACGTCCTGCGCGAGGCGGGCGTCAGGGTCCTCGAAGGAGAGGGCACGGTCGTCGAGGTCGACGGGGCACGTGTGGGCATCGCGGGCACCAAGGGGTTCGGCGGCGGCTTCGTCGGACGCAGCGGCAGCGAGTTCGGGGAACCCCTGATGAAGGAGTTCATCCGCTACACCCGCCGCTGTGCCGACAGCCTGCGCGCCTCCCTCGACGACCTGGCCGAGCAGGGCTGCGGTACGCGAGTGGCGCTGACGCACTTCGCACCCGTCCCCGACACCCTCGCGGGGGAGCCCCTGGAGATCTACCCGTTCCTCGGCAGCTACCTGCTCGCGGAGGCGGTCGACGCGGCGGGCGCGGACCTTGCCGTGCACGGCCACGCGCACGCGGGCACCGAACACGGCATGACCACGGGCGGCGTCCCGGTGCGCAACGTCGCCCAGCCTGTCATCCGCAAGGCGTTCAGCGTGTACCACCTGAAAGACCACAGCTCGGCAGAGGCCGCGAGGGCCGCCGCCGAGGCATGAGCCCGGCCGCCGCACGCCACGGCGCAGAGCCGCCACCCGGCCGAGGGCTGCAACCAACCACCCTTCTTTGTCAGAAGCGTTGACGAACTCCGCGGTGCTCTCTTAGCTTCTACGCGTCGTACTTCGTACGTCATATATGAGACGTGATACGCGATACGTGAGATCCGAGGGTGCCCATGCCGTCCGTGCCGACCCCGATCCCCTCGCGCACGCAGTTCGTGCTCGAAGCGATCAAACACCGCATCCTCAGCGGCGAGTTGAGGCCGGGGCAGCCCCTGGTCGAGACGGAGCTCGCCGGTGAGTTCGGGGTCTCCAAGACGCCCGTGCGCGAAGCCCTCAAGACCCTCGCGGGCACCGGCCTCGTCGCGATGAGCCAGTACAAGGGCGCCGCGGTACGCACCGTGGACGCGGCCATGGCGCGCGAGGTCTACGACGTACGGCTGCTCCTCGAACCCGAGGCGCTGCGCCGCACCGTCCGGCGCGGAACGGCGCTCGACGCCGCGCGCGACGCCCTGGAGCGAGCCGCCGTCGCCGAGGACGCGGCCGAACGCTCCCTGGCCAACCGGGAGTTCCACCGCACGCTGTACGCCGCCTGCGGCAACCCGCTCCTCGGGCGCCTCCTCGACGAGGTGCGGGACCAGGCCGCTCTCGTCTCCGCCGTCGCCTGGGCGGCCGACCCGTCGTGGGCACGCGAGGCGACCGAGCACCAGGAGATCCTGCGGCTCGCGCTCGTCGGGGACGCGGACGGCGCCGCCGAAGCACTGCACCGGCACATCGCGTCGTTCGTACAGCGTGCCTTTCCCTCGGAGGGGGACCTCAAGTGAGCGGAGCAGTAGGGGAGAAGTACGAGGCGCAGCGTGATGCGTTGGCCGACGTGGTGGCGATTCCCGTGACCCCGTTCGCCGAGGACGGCACGATCGACCACGATGCCCACCGCAAGATCCTGCGCCGCCAGCTCGACGCGGGGGTGCGCACCCTCACGCCCAACGGCAACACGGGGGAGTTCTACGCGCTCGCGCCGCAGGAGCGCCGTGCCGTCGTCGAGTCGACCGTCGAGGAGGCGGCCGGGCGGGCGGCGATCCTCGTCGGCGTCGGCCACGACGTGCCGACCGCGGTGGCCGCCGCCCGGCACGCGGACGCGGTCGGCGCCCACATGGTGATGGTCCATCAGCCGGTCCATCCCTACGTCTCCGACAGTGGCTGGGTCGACTACCACCGGGCCATCGCCGAGGCCGTGCCCCGGCTCGGCGTCGTCCCCTATCTGCGCGACGCCGCACTGCCCGGTGCCCGCCTCGCCGCACTCGCCGACGCCTGCCCCAACGTCATCGGCGTCAAGTACGCGGTGCCGGACGCGGCGCGCTTCGCCGGGTTCGCCCGGGACGCGGGGCTCGAACGGTTCGTGTGGGTCGCCGGACTGGCCGAGCCCTACGCTCCCTCGTACTTCTCCGCGGGAGCCACCGGCTTCACCTCCGGACTCGTCAACGTCGCCCCCGGCCTTTCGCTGCGCATGATCGAAGCGCTTCGACGCGGCGACCATCCGGCCGCCATGGATGTCTGGGCGATGATCCGCCGCTTCGAGGAGCTGCGCGCCGCCGACGGATCCGCCCACAACGTCACCGTCGTCAAGGAGGCCCTCGCCGCACTCGGCCTGTGCCGCCGCGACGTGCGCGCCCCCAGCAGCCTGCTGCCGGAAGCGGAACGCGCGGAGGTCGCGGACATCGTCGCCGGGTGGTCCATATGACGCTCCCCGCAGGTGAGTTGCGCAGCCAGCGGTGGTACGGCGAGACCATCTCGTCCGGCCTGCGCTCCTTCAGCCACCGCGCCCGCACCCGGCAGCTCGGCTACCTCCCCGAGGAACACCTGGGCAAGCCCGTCGTCGCGGTGCTCAACACCTGGTCCGACATCAACCCCTGCCACTCCCACCTGCGCGAGCGCGCGCAGGCCGTCAAGCGGGGCGTGTGGCAGGCGGGCGGGTTCCCGCTGGAGTTCCCGGTGTCGACGCTGAGCGAGACCTTCCAGAAGCCGACGCCCATGCTCTACCGGAACCTCCTCGCCATGGAGACCGAGGAGCTGCTCCGCTCGTACCCCGTGGACGGCGCCGTGCTGCTCGGCGGCTGCGACAAGTCGACGCCCGCGCTGCTCATGGGCGCCGCGAGCGTCGACCTGCCCACCGTGTTCGTGCCCGCGGGGCCCATGCTGCCGGGGCACTGGCGGGGCGAGGTCCTGGGATCGGGCACGGACATGTGGAAGTACTGGGACGACCGGCGCGCCGGGCTCATCGGCGACTGCGAGCTCACCGAGCTGGAGAGCGGTCTCGCACGCTCCCCGGGCCACTGCATGACCATGGGCACCGCGTCGACGCTGACCGCCGCCGCGGAGGTGCTGGGCGTGACGGTGCCGGGTGCCTCGT
The sequence above is a segment of the Streptomyces sp. Je 1-369 genome. Coding sequences within it:
- a CDS encoding metallophosphoesterase family protein, giving the protein MIRIAAVGDIHMGLDSQGVLRPAFETLPDCADLLLLAGDLTRHGTPEEAEVVAREVTGLPVPVVAVLGNHDHHDEQPEAVTDVLREAGVRVLEGEGTVVEVDGARVGIAGTKGFGGGFVGRSGSEFGEPLMKEFIRYTRRCADSLRASLDDLAEQGCGTRVALTHFAPVPDTLAGEPLEIYPFLGSYLLAEAVDAAGADLAVHGHAHAGTEHGMTTGGVPVRNVAQPVIRKAFSVYHLKDHSSAEAARAAAEA
- a CDS encoding GntR family transcriptional regulator: MPSVPTPIPSRTQFVLEAIKHRILSGELRPGQPLVETELAGEFGVSKTPVREALKTLAGTGLVAMSQYKGAAVRTVDAAMAREVYDVRLLLEPEALRRTVRRGTALDAARDALERAAVAEDAAERSLANREFHRTLYAACGNPLLGRLLDEVRDQAALVSAVAWAADPSWAREATEHQEILRLALVGDADGAAEALHRHIASFVQRAFPSEGDLK
- a CDS encoding dihydrodipicolinate synthase family protein; this translates as MSGAVGEKYEAQRDALADVVAIPVTPFAEDGTIDHDAHRKILRRQLDAGVRTLTPNGNTGEFYALAPQERRAVVESTVEEAAGRAAILVGVGHDVPTAVAAARHADAVGAHMVMVHQPVHPYVSDSGWVDYHRAIAEAVPRLGVVPYLRDAALPGARLAALADACPNVIGVKYAVPDAARFAGFARDAGLERFVWVAGLAEPYAPSYFSAGATGFTSGLVNVAPGLSLRMIEALRRGDHPAAMDVWAMIRRFEELRAADGSAHNVTVVKEALAALGLCRRDVRAPSSLLPEAERAEVADIVAGWSI